The genomic region GAGCGAATGGTGGCGACCCCTGCCGAAAGGCGGCTGGCACGCGCCCATCGTCATCGTCGAGGGGCGGCTGGTCAGCCAGGGTCACGCGCTGAACCGCGGCGTTCTGACCGAAGCCGTGATCGACGCATGGGCCCGGCGCAGCGCGCCGGCCGGCAATCATCTTTTCGGCAAGGAAACCTGCCCGCACTGCGTCCGCGCCAAGTCCTATCTCGCGGAAGCGGGCATCGACTATGCCTATCACGACGTGGTGCGCGACCCCCGCGCGCTGTACGAGATGCTGGCGCGGGTCAAGCCGATCGTCGGGCCGAAAACCCCGATTACGGTGCCGCAGATCTGGCTCGACGGCGCCTATGTCGGCGGCGCCGACATGCTCGGCGAACTGCTCGACCGCGACGTCGAGCCCAACCCCGACCGCGGCCGGTGCTCGCTGTCGCCGAAGGCCGCGTAGCACCGTTTCCGCGGAAGCCCCTTCTCGCGCGGGCGTGACGGCCGGACACCCGACCGGCGCGCGCGACCTCGCGCCGGTTATCGTCTGGTTCCGGCAGGACCTGCGCCTGTCGGACAATCCCGCGCTCTCCGCCGCCGCGGCGGCCGGGCGCCCGGTCATTCCGCTCTACATTCTGGACACGGAAAGCGCCGGTCAATGGACGCC from Rhodospirillaceae bacterium harbors:
- a CDS encoding glutaredoxin, with translation MPATEPTASPVAVTLYRWAGAWGPFKVKIPCGECSLTLDVIQDTMAHELDGIPVAVDIHDWLSEWWRPLPKGGWHAPIVIVEGRLVSQGHALNRGVLTEAVIDAWARRSAPAGNHLFGKETCPHCVRAKSYLAEAGIDYAYHDVVRDPRALYEMLARVKPIVGPKTPITVPQIWLDGAYVGGADMLGELLDRDVEPNPDRGRCSLSPKAA